TCCCTTCCTATGGTGCATTAGAAGAAGCTGTTATGATAGCTCCTTTGTAAATTACTTGGGCTTAAAAGAATCCTTCCTCTCCATGTGTCAGTTATTGGAAACCAAGTCCCTTCTACCCACTCATTACAAACGTGTAAATGTGTTTGTCTTAGGGCTATGGACAGTGTGTTTGTCTTAGGGTTTTTTTGGTTGCCTTTTGAATATATATGATATTCAAGGAAGTTAAAAATGGAATTTAAAAACATAATAGTAGAAGCCCTTAAAACAATTAATGTTATTCAAGAGGGAAGGCACTTCCCCAGTACCAGCGTATAATACAGCCCGCAATAGGGAACCCTCCATCTAACTGAAGGCCCTCCAAAACAGGTAAGATCTTTAATGCACTCCAGTTTAAAGGGTTTATGGGGTAGAACTCAGAAATTTCATGGTAGTTGCTCCATTTCCACAGCATCCTTCTTGACATTTCTCTTGGAGATTATCCTTCATTTCAGAAAGGAAATCACTATGAGACAAAGATCTAAGGGAAGTTAAGTTACACCTTTGCTTGATGACCAGGTGAATGGTACCATACATGCACAAGGTTAATTTTTGAATTAACCTTGCACAAGGTTAATTCAGTAATTTCCCCAGTGACCTTTTTCTGGCCATATTTTGTTGTAAAGGTTTTCTCTGAAAATGATTTCTGATCGTGGATTCATGGAATGATTAATTCTGTTTTCAGTCAAAGAATTCTTAGCTTTGAACTATGATTTTTATTTGCATAGCTGTTTTGATTTGAACATTATAATGGGCCTGGCCCAAAgaacagccagtatggtgtagtgtttaTAGTGCCAGGCTAAGTTCTAGGacacctggattcaaatctctgctcttcCATGATGTTTACTGACTGCCTGTAGGTCAGTCACTGTCTCTCCACCACACCTGCCTTACAGAGTTGTTGCGAGAATGAAATGGTGAAGAGAGAACCATGCATACTGCCGTGAACTCCTTGGAAGGGATAAAAACGTAGATGGTTTGAACCATAAAGCTAGTTTTCTGAGCCCACAGTGGGGTTTtcctaattttgttttaaaaacaggaaCCCACAGTGCCCCACAAGCAACTGCTTTTCAAGTTGAGGGGAGTTTACAAAGTACTCATGGGATCCAGCTACtccaagaaaaaaggaaaaattaaTCCACTGTTACAGGGAGCTCCTTCCTTGGGTCAGTCCAGCCATCTCAGATCCAGGCAAGTGACAGAATACAGTGCTGATAGTTACTGGCCTTTGGTTGTGACAGTAAAATGACATAGACAAAATACAACAGGAAGTCTGCCAACTTGAACCCAAGCTTAACTCATAAACTTTTATTAGCTGTCAGATGTCTAACTAATAGAAACAGTTTTAACATATAATTGAAGTCTGCCTATATAAGAGACATAAGAACAAGTTTATTATTTTCCACTAAGTAATCAGAATATCTTTCATTATACCTGTGCCTCattttgggtttaattttttttaaaggtgtaatGAATGAGGAAGGGGTCAAAACAGGTACAATATATGATACAGgttaaaaaacacataaatattATAAGGATTGCAAGTTCACAACATGAAACGTATTTTTGGTTTTGGTAAATGATAAAGATTATCAGAGTTACATCGTAGCTGAAGCACAAGGTGGTGCTATTGCACAAGGCAACACTTTTCGGGGAATAATTGCTCTTCTGCAAATCTGTAGCCTTTAGACAAAGAaatctcagagagaaaggcaacAGATCTTCATTGCAAGCAAATCTGCAGACATTTCAGGACGGGAAAAAGCCACTGTATCCATTTCTAAAACAAAAAGCAAagatctgccttggaaacataaAATAGACAAACACTTCTTGGAACTGCCTTACCAAGAACTATCCTGTGAATCAGATGTGCCTAGTTGGAGGCTGAGACAATGGAAATACATCACAACAACAGGCAAGCTTGGTCTTTTTTCCTGTATCTCTGCATGTGTGGGGCAATATGTGACTCCTTCCGTTATTCAGtgcctgaggaaaagaaaagtggGTCTCTGGTGGCAAATGTGCTAAAGGATTTGAAATTGGATGTGAAGGAGTTGGTCAATCGTAGGGCCCGGCTGGTTTCTAAAAGTACCAAACAATATTTCCAGCTGTATCCTCAGTCTGGGAATGTTCTATTAAAGGATAAAATAGATCGAGAGGTTCTGTGTGGCCAGAAGGACCCTTGTGTCTTACTCTCAGAGATTGTGCTGGAAAACCCATTGCAAGTGCGCAGAATTGAAGTTGAAATAGTTGATGTGAATGACAATTCACCTCAGTTCCCTAAAGAAGAATACCTTTTTGAAATACCCGAGCAGGTACCAGTGAATACCAGATTCCCTTTGGAGACAGCTCGGGATTCAGACAAAGAAGAAAATGCTGTTCAGAATTATACCCTTAGTCCCAATGACCATTTTATGTTGGATGTGCAAAGTCACAGTGATGGTACCAAACATGCAGAGTTGGTATTGCAAAAGCAATTAGACCGTGAAGAGAATGCAGAGCTCTTCCTCATTCTGTCGGCTGTTGATGGAGGGACCCCAAAGAGAACAGGCACAGCACAAATTATAGTTAAAGTTCTGGACGCTAATGAtaatttccctcagtttggcGATTCTCTATACAAAGTGAAACTGGAGGAAAACACCCCGAGAGGTACACTTGTAACTAAAGTGGAAGCAACTGACAGGGATTTCGGTTCCTATGGGGATATCACTTACTCTTTCAACCAGGTCTCAGATACTGTGCTCAGATCATTCAACTTAAACAAACATACTGGGGAACTTACTGTTGCTGAAACAATTGATTATGAAGAGGATATAAATTATGCAATAAAGATCAAAGCCACGGATGGAGGGGGGCTCTCTGCTTACTGCAAAGTCATTGTGGAGGTTGAGGACAGGAATGACAACGCCCCAGAAGtgaccctaacctccctcaccAGCCCCTTACCAGAAGATTCTCTCCCAGATACCGTGGTGGCCCTCTTCAGTGTCAACGATCAAGACTCTGAAGATAATGGCAGAACTGGTTGCACCACCGGGACAAACTTACCCTTCATGCTTAAAGCCGCAGAGAACAACTATTACCAGTTGGTGACCCAGCAGCCCCTGGACCGAGAAAGAGTCTCAGAGTACAACATCACCATCACAGCTACAGACTGGGGCTCTCCCAGGCTTACTTCAACAAGAATAATTACTGTCCAAATCTCAGATATCAATGACAACTCCCCAGTATTTGAAAAGTCTTATTATGAAATGCCAATACAGGAAAATAACATTCCAGGTCTTCTGATAGGATTAGTACATGCTGATGACCTGGACACAGAGCAGAATGCCAAAGTGACCTATTCTCTTTTGCCTGGGAAGGTCAGCGATCAACCTGTGTCCTCTTATGTCTCCATCAACTCTGAAACTGGGAATCTGTATGCCATCCGATCTCTAGACTATGAGCAGATAAAAGATTTCCAGGTGACCGTGAGGGCTGTGGACAGCGGTTCTCCTCCCCTGAGCTCCAAAGTTATGGTCCGAGTTGTTGTCATGGATGAAAATGATAACGCCCCGTTCATCCTGTACCCACTTCAGAACGGCACTTCCCCATCCAATGACCTGGTTCCCCGGGGGGCTGAGGCTGGCTATCTGGTCAccaaggtggtggcagtggaCAGAGATTCTGGTCAGAACTCTTGGCTCTCCTATGAGCTCCTGAAGGCCACAGAACCAGGTCTGTTTAGTGTGGGGGCCCAGAACGGAGAAGTGAAAACCATGAGGCCCATAAATAAACGAGACACGTTCAAACAGAAACTTATCATTGGAGTCAGAGACAACGGTCACCCTCCCCAGTCCACCTCTGCAACGCTAAGCATTCTGCTAGTGGATGGCTTCTCTGACCCTTATATGAAAATAGTGGATATTCCAAAGGAGGAAGTGGTGCAGGAGGAAGACCGTAACCTGACTATGTATCTGGTCATATGCTTGGCTGTCATCTCCTTCATTTTTCTGGTTTCTGTGTTGGTGTTTATTGCCATCAAGATTCAGAAAAGGAGGAAGTTCATAGAGAGCTCAGCCCTAAATTTCCCAGTGGGACCGAATTTCCCAGAGAACTGTGGAGATGCTGATGCTGGATCCCTTTCCCGGGCTTACAACTATGAAGTGTGCTTAGCTGGTGGTTCTCTGAACAGCGAGTTCAGGTTTCTCAGGCCCCTCTTTCCTGTGTTTTCTGTGGAGCCTGCTCAAAATCCAGGGGTTCAAAGAATTTCAACTGGTTCCCAAGAAG
Above is a genomic segment from Euleptes europaea isolate rEulEur1 chromosome 17, rEulEur1.hap1, whole genome shotgun sequence containing:
- the LOC130489117 gene encoding protocadherin beta-16-like isoform X1, with translation MEIHHNNRQAWSFFLYLCMCGAICDSFRYSVPEEKKSGSLVANVLKDLKLDVKELVNRRARLVSKSTKQYFQLYPQSGNVLLKDKIDREVLCGQKDPCVLLSEIVLENPLQVRRIEVEIVDVNDNSPQFPKEEYLFEIPEQVPVNTRFPLETARDSDKEENAVQNYTLSPNDHFMLDVQSHSDGTKHAELVLQKQLDREENAELFLILSAVDGGTPKRTGTAQIIVKVLDANDNFPQFGDSLYKVKLEENTPRGTLVTKVEATDRDFGSYGDITYSFNQVSDTVLRSFNLNKHTGELTVAETIDYEEDINYAIKIKATDGGGLSAYCKVIVEVEDRNDNAPEVTLTSLTSPLPEDSLPDTVVALFSVNDQDSEDNGRTGCTTGTNLPFMLKAAENNYYQLVTQQPLDRERVSEYNITITATDWGSPRLTSTRIITVQISDINDNSPVFEKSYYEMPIQENNIPGLLIGLVHADDLDTEQNAKVTYSLLPGKVSDQPVSSYVSINSETGNLYAIRSLDYEQIKDFQVTVRAVDSGSPPLSSKVMVRVVVMDENDNAPFILYPLQNGTSPSNDLVPRGAEAGYLVTKVVAVDRDSGQNSWLSYELLKATEPGLFSVGAQNGEVKTMRPINKRDTFKQKLIIGVRDNGHPPQSTSATLSILLVDGFSDPYMKIVDIPKEEVVQEEDRNLTMYLVICLAVISFIFLVSVLVFIAIKIQKRRKFIESSALNFPVGPNFPENCGDADAGSLSRAYNYEVCLAGGSLNSEFRFLRPLFPVFSVEPAQNPGVQRISTGSQEVPGHAAEGQLMNQARGAVSEDSAARSGGPGCAGNQAITANANIGQNDWLSYQ